From the Kallotenue papyrolyticum genome, the window CCGACGGCGGGGATGGCCCTACCGATGCGGCGGGGGCAGTGGTCACCGGCGCGACGGCCGGCCGCGCTCGGCTGCTCGGCCTCGATCCGGCGCAGTTTCTGCAGCGCAATGACGCCTACCATTTCTTCGCCGCGCTGGGCGATCTGTTGCTGCCCGGCCCGACCAACACCAATGTCAACGATCTGGCGCTGCTGGCGATCGGCATGCCCACCATTGGGTAGGCCAGACTAGAGGCCGATCGAGACGTATTTGATCTCTAAATATTCATCAATGCCGGTCGGTCCGCCTTCGCGGCCCAGGCCGCTCTGCTTGAAGCCGCCAAAGGGCGCCTGCGCCGTCGAGGGCAGTGCATCGTTGGCGCCGACGATGCCGTACTCTAACCCTTCCGCGACGCGAAACAGACGGCTGGCGTCGCGCGTGTAGAAGTAGGCCGCCAGACCATAGGAGGTGTCGTTGGCCAGCCGCAACACCTCATCTTCGCTGTCGAACGGAATCAAGGGCGCGACCGGTCCAAAGGTCTCTTCGCGCGCCACCAGCATGTCGGGCCGCGCCTCGGCCAGGACAGTTGGCGTCCAGAAGGCGCCACGCAGCCCCTCGGCCTGGTAAGGCGCGCCGCCGGTCAGTACCTGCGCGCCGTGTTCCACCGCATCCGCCACATGGCGGCGCACCTTGGCGAGCGCCTGTTGATCGATCAGCGGACCGATCTGCACATCGGGTTGCAGGCCGTCGCCCACGCGCAGCGCGCGCACACGCTCGGTGAAGCGCTCGGCAAAGCGCGCATAGATACCGCGCTGCACAAAGATGCGGTTGGCGCAGACACAGGTCTGGCCCGTGTTGCGGAACTTCGAGGCAAGCGCGCCCTCCACGGCGGCCTCCAGATCGGCATCGTCGAAGACAATGAAGGGCGCGTTGCCGCCCAGCTCCAGCGACAGGCGCTTCACTCCCGCCGCCGACTGCTCGATCAAGCGCTTGCCAACCTCGGTCGAGCCGGTGAAGGAGATCTTGCGCACCCGATCGTCGGCGAAGATGGTGGTGCTGAAGGGCACCGGATCGCTCGTGGTGATGATATTGACCACGCCCGGCGGCAACCCGGCCTCCTGCAACAGCGCGCCCAGCTCCAACGCCGACAGCGGCGTTTGCTCCGCCGGCTTGCACACCACCGTGCAGCCCGCCGCTAGGGCCGGTCCGAGCTTGCGCGTCAGCATTGCCGTCGGGAAGTTCCACGGCGTGATCAGCGCCGCCACGCCCACCGGTTGACGCAGGATCAGGATGCGCTTGTGCGCCACCGACGCCGGCACGGTCTGCCCATAGATGCGCTCGGCCTCACCGGCAAACCAGCTCAGAAAGCTGGCCGCGTAGGCGATCTCACCGCGCGCCTCGGCCAGCGGCTTGCCCTGCTCCAGAGTCATAATCGTCGCCAGGCGCTCCTGACATTCCAGCATACGCGCCGCCACCGTGCGCAGCAGAGTCGCGCGCGCCGGTGCGGGCGTTGCCGCCCAGGCGGGGAGCGCGCGGGCGGCAGCGTCGATAGCGGTCTGGGTCTCCTCTGCACCACCGTCAGGCACCTCGGCCAGCAGCTCGCCGGTGGCCGGGTTGGTAACGGCGAAGGTCGCGCCGTTACGCGCCGCGCGCCACGCACCGTCAATCAGCATCGCGTAGCGCTCGGCCAGATAGCTGCGCGCCACCGCCGCGGGATCAAGCCTTTGCGTTGCCATACACCCCCTCCTTGGCGCTATACCCTCGATTCTACCGTACGGGCGCGCCGCCGGCGCGCCCCAACCTCGGCACACCGGCGGCGTACCCCAACCCGCTAGCCCGCGACAGGACCGCCGCGCTATCGGCAGCGCCGGCACGTGACGCTACACTGACTCAGCAAATAAACGACCTACAACGCCAGCAGGACAAGCAGCATGACGCATGTGGACCTTGATCGCCTGACTCAGGAGGTTGCGCACATCCTGCGCAGCGATGTACACAGCCCGCTTGGCAGCAACGAAGGCGAAACGCAGCGCCTCGCCGCGGCACTGATCGCGGCGACCCAGGCAGCTGCGCAGCAGGTGGACGCGGCAGACGCACAGGCCGTCGGCGCGCAACTGGCCGAAAACGAGATCGCCGCCGAAACCGTGATTGCCGTGGGCCGCGCGCTGGTGGACGCCGGCCTGCCTGCCGACGAAGCCTGGAGTGCACTGGCCGGGCTGACGCGCGGCTTTCTGACTGCCACGCGCGAGCGGGTGATGGCCGCGACCATCGCGGACGTCCAGGCAACGCAACAGCGTGAAGATCAGTTGCGGGCCGTGATTCAGGAGCTCTCCACGCCAATTATCCCGATCCATCAGGGCGTGTTGGTCCTGCCGCTGGTCGGCGCGATCGATACGCTGCGTTCGCAGGAGATCACCGAGCGCTTACTGGAAGAGATCGTGCGTCAGCAGGCCGACATCGTCATCATCGACATCACCGGCGTGACGGTCGTGGACACCTCGGTCGCCAACCACTTGATTATGACGGCGCAGGCGGTCAATCTCCTCGGCTCGCGCGTGATCTTCACCGGCATCAGCAGCACGATTGCCCAGACGATCGTGCAGCTCGGGGTCAATCTCGGCGATGTCACGACTCTCAGTACGCTGCAAGCCGGCATGGAATATGCCCTGCGGCAACTGGGGTTGGAGATCACCGAACTCGCGCCGACCAGGGCATGACACCGCGCGAGCTCAGGCGCGATGCGATGGATCAGCACCGCCAACGCGTCGCGCCGCGGCTGATTCGCCGCTGCCATCTGCTGCCGATCGGTTTCCTCAGCCTGCTGGGCATGTTGATTGCGCTGGTGCCGCTCTATCCCAACGATCTGTGGTGGCACCTGCGCATCGGTGAGCTGATTGCGCACAGCGGCAACCCGCTGGCGCTGGAACGCTTCTCGTTTCTGCCACAGGAGCAGGATTTTCCCTACCACGGCTGGCTGGGACAGCTGCTGCTCTACCTGGCTTGGCTGCCCGCCGGCAGCGCCTCGCTCATGCTGGTGCGCAACCTGTGCCTGCTGCTGGCCTATGGCCTGGCGCTGCTACTGGCCGCCCGCCGCAGCGGCTCTTGGGCCGTTGCCGGCGCACTGACGCTGCTCGCCGGCCTGAGCGCCTTCTTCTACTGGCACATTCGGCCACAAATCTTCGCCTATCCGCTCTTTGTCGTCATCCTAGCCCTGCTGCTGGGCGTGGCCGATGGGCGGATGGAGCGGCGCTGGTTGATCGGCGTGCCGCTGCTCACCGCGCTGTGGACCAATCTGCACGGCTCGTTTGTGATCGCGCCGCTGCTCGCCGGGGTGGCTGCGGTGGGTGCGCTGCTCGAAGCCAAGCGTGCGCGCTCCTGGCGCCGCAGCGCATCGGCGCTGACGCTCACAGCGCTGGCGACCGGTCTGGCCACGCTGGTCACGCCGTATGGCTGGCGCGTGTACGATGTTGTCGGTGCCGCGCTCCAGGACGCGCCGAGCCTGATCTTCGGGCCGGAGTGGCATCCGCCCTCGCCGGCGAGTAACCCGCTCTTATTCGGCACCATCTTCGCTACGCTGGGCTGCTGGGCCGTCCAACGG encodes:
- a CDS encoding NAD-dependent succinate-semialdehyde dehydrogenase; the encoded protein is MLIDGAWRAARNGATFAVTNPATGELLAEVPDGGAEETQTAIDAAARALPAWAATPAPARATLLRTVAARMLECQERLATIMTLEQGKPLAEARGEIAYAASFLSWFAGEAERIYGQTVPASVAHKRILILRQPVGVAALITPWNFPTAMLTRKLGPALAAGCTVVCKPAEQTPLSALELGALLQEAGLPPGVVNIITTSDPVPFSTTIFADDRVRKISFTGSTEVGKRLIEQSAAGVKRLSLELGGNAPFIVFDDADLEAAVEGALASKFRNTGQTCVCANRIFVQRGIYARFAERFTERVRALRVGDGLQPDVQIGPLIDQQALAKVRRHVADAVEHGAQVLTGGAPYQAEGLRGAFWTPTVLAEARPDMLVAREETFGPVAPLIPFDSEDEVLRLANDTSYGLAAYFYTRDASRLFRVAEGLEYGIVGANDALPSTAQAPFGGFKQSGLGREGGPTGIDEYLEIKYVSIGL
- a CDS encoding STAS domain-containing protein → MTHVDLDRLTQEVAHILRSDVHSPLGSNEGETQRLAAALIAATQAAAQQVDAADAQAVGAQLAENEIAAETVIAVGRALVDAGLPADEAWSALAGLTRGFLTATRERVMAATIADVQATQQREDQLRAVIQELSTPIIPIHQGVLVLPLVGAIDTLRSQEITERLLEEIVRQQADIVIIDITGVTVVDTSVANHLIMTAQAVNLLGSRVIFTGISSTIAQTIVQLGVNLGDVTTLSTLQAGMEYALRQLGLEITELAPTRA